From Heterodontus francisci isolate sHetFra1 chromosome 9, sHetFra1.hap1, whole genome shotgun sequence, the proteins below share one genomic window:
- the LOC137373579 gene encoding ovarian cancer G-protein coupled receptor 1-like isoform X1, which yields MANCTVDHSIHQILFPAVYIFVFIIGLPTSLLSLYHSYQQIRQRNELGVYLCNLTISDLLYLISLPLWVQYMLQHDDWIFSAILCKLSGLLLYQNIYISIGFLCFIAINRFLAVVYPVNYKSLHTMKSAVLISVIIWLKEIVVCTIYLGSKVLSKDEENDTLCFEHYPLRQIDINLNIYKLSFGFFLPLILLIYSYYKVLTVVQKSHGLEGERKLRIKKLVSVTIIIFLVCFAPYHIFLMVRTIFERGCDFADNIFEVYHFGLLLTSLNCVADPILYCFISQSSQGWLARFLDPVTNLLPGRKRRGTEISEMRIKSTATNKTILLYQQDEKQEEEGCNISAKEDLSMLKF from the coding sequence ATGGCCAACTGTACTGTCGACCACAGTATCCACCAAATCCTGTTTCCCGCAGTCtacatcttcgtcttcatcatcggcCTCCCGACTAgtctcctgtccctgtatcacagttaCCAGCAGATCAGACAGAGGAATGAGCTGGGAGTCTACCTCTGCAATCTGACCATCTCAGACCTGTTGTACCTTATTTCCTTGCCCTTGTGGGTTCAGTACATGCTGCAACATGATGACTGGATCTTCTCCGCGATACTCTGCAAGCTCAGCGGCCTGCTCCTCTACCAGAATATCTACATCAGCATTGGCTTCCTCTGCTTCATCGCCATTAATCGCTTCCTCGCCGTGGTCTACCCTGTGAACTATAAATCCTTACACACCATGAAGTCCGCAGTGCTCATCAGTGTTATCATCTGGCTCAAGGAGATAGTGGTCTGCACCATTTACCTAGGCTCCAAGGTTCTCAGTAAAGATGAAGAGAATGACACCTTGTGTTTCGAACATTATCCTCTGCGCCAAATAgacataaatttaaatatttataagCTCTCTTTTGGGTTCTTTCTCCCTTTGATTTTATTAATCTACTCTTACTATAAAGTATTGACTGTTGTCCAAAAGAGCCACGGGCTTGAAGGAGAGCGGAAACTAAGAATAAAAAAATTGGTGTCTGTGACCATCATCATTTTCCTGGTTTGTTTTGCTCCTTATCACATTTTCCTCATGGTTCGGACAATATTTGAGCGTGGCTGTGACTTTGCTGACAATATTTTTGAGGTTTACCATTTTGGGCTTCTGCTGACGAGTTTAAACTGTGTGGCCGATCCCATCTTGTACTGTTTTATATCTCAGAGTTCACAGGGCTGGTTAGCCAGGTTCCTGGATCCTGTTACAAATCTCCTTCCTGGCAGAAAGAGACGAGGAACTGAGATCTCAGAGATGAGGATCAAATCAACAGCTACAAACAAAACAATTCTTTTATATCAACAGGACGAGAAACAGGAAGAGGAAGGTTGCAATATTTCAGCAAAG
- the LOC137373579 gene encoding ovarian cancer G-protein coupled receptor 1-like isoform X2: MANCTVDHSIHQILFPAVYIFVFIIGLPTSLLSLYHSYQQIRQRNELGVYLCNLTISDLLYLISLPLWVQYMLQHDDWIFSAILCKLSGLLLYQNIYISIGFLCFIAINRFLAVVYPVNYKSLHTMKSAVLISVIIWLKEIVVCTIYLGSKVLSKDEENDTLCFEHYPLRQIDINLNIYKLSFGFFLPLILLIYSYYKVLTVVQKSHGLEGERKLRIKKLVSVTIIIFLVCFAPYHIFLMVRTIFERGCDFADNIFEVYHFGLLLTSLNCVADPILYCFISQSSQGWLARFLDPVTNLLPGRKRRGTEISEMRIKSTATNKTILLYQQDEKQEEEGCNISAKISQC, translated from the coding sequence ATGGCCAACTGTACTGTCGACCACAGTATCCACCAAATCCTGTTTCCCGCAGTCtacatcttcgtcttcatcatcggcCTCCCGACTAgtctcctgtccctgtatcacagttaCCAGCAGATCAGACAGAGGAATGAGCTGGGAGTCTACCTCTGCAATCTGACCATCTCAGACCTGTTGTACCTTATTTCCTTGCCCTTGTGGGTTCAGTACATGCTGCAACATGATGACTGGATCTTCTCCGCGATACTCTGCAAGCTCAGCGGCCTGCTCCTCTACCAGAATATCTACATCAGCATTGGCTTCCTCTGCTTCATCGCCATTAATCGCTTCCTCGCCGTGGTCTACCCTGTGAACTATAAATCCTTACACACCATGAAGTCCGCAGTGCTCATCAGTGTTATCATCTGGCTCAAGGAGATAGTGGTCTGCACCATTTACCTAGGCTCCAAGGTTCTCAGTAAAGATGAAGAGAATGACACCTTGTGTTTCGAACATTATCCTCTGCGCCAAATAgacataaatttaaatatttataagCTCTCTTTTGGGTTCTTTCTCCCTTTGATTTTATTAATCTACTCTTACTATAAAGTATTGACTGTTGTCCAAAAGAGCCACGGGCTTGAAGGAGAGCGGAAACTAAGAATAAAAAAATTGGTGTCTGTGACCATCATCATTTTCCTGGTTTGTTTTGCTCCTTATCACATTTTCCTCATGGTTCGGACAATATTTGAGCGTGGCTGTGACTTTGCTGACAATATTTTTGAGGTTTACCATTTTGGGCTTCTGCTGACGAGTTTAAACTGTGTGGCCGATCCCATCTTGTACTGTTTTATATCTCAGAGTTCACAGGGCTGGTTAGCCAGGTTCCTGGATCCTGTTACAAATCTCCTTCCTGGCAGAAAGAGACGAGGAACTGAGATCTCAGAGATGAGGATCAAATCAACAGCTACAAACAAAACAATTCTTTTATATCAACAGGACGAGAAACAGGAAGAGGAAGGTTGCAATATTTCAGCAAAG